One genomic segment of Hydrocarboniclastica marina includes these proteins:
- a CDS encoding GNAT family N-acetyltransferase encodes MEYELIEALIKKEQISSRGQFIKDIALDDYLKKIKSNAEFVSHYAEGQCVGFVAFYCNDPSRRNAFITLVLVSPNFRGQGISQKLIRYVLDICKKRRFEACSLEVLRGNQFAVQVYKRIGFKIVSERNGKIFMRTLLG; translated from the coding sequence ATGGAATACGAGCTCATCGAAGCACTCATTAAAAAAGAACAAATAAGTAGCAGAGGCCAGTTCATTAAGGACATAGCACTTGACGACTATCTGAAAAAAATAAAATCGAACGCTGAGTTTGTCAGCCATTATGCCGAAGGTCAGTGCGTGGGGTTTGTTGCCTTTTACTGTAATGACCCGTCAAGAAGGAATGCATTTATAACATTGGTACTGGTTTCTCCAAATTTCAGGGGGCAAGGGATCTCGCAAAAACTAATAAGGTACGTGTTGGATATTTGTAAAAAAAGAAGGTTCGAAGCATGCTCCCTCGAAGTACTTCGCGGAAATCAATTCGCAGTCCAAGTCTATAAAAGAATTGGTTTTAAAATAGTCAGTGAACGCAATGGCAAGATATTTATGAGAACATTATTAGGTTGA